The Streptococcus toyakuensis genome has a window encoding:
- a CDS encoding mucin-binding protein, giving the protein MQQKKNKTVNKQWSRSTASQGGDTKILGSVTYNWKEKEITATEANNNNALNGWKIEGGEKVVAVKPEAPTNAPANRPAEFAAKPSKVYDLNGKVHPNENETPAPDHPLGVNATNQNYANGVNHSGMVGTHSLPKGYYLELGKKGTKIFKEYSVNGNSRVMLSAITGGAYGNAGTAGTGERLKITVYDEKGNKISSIRDDQGIGTKYESEHISTPTGSGGNGDGWSEYRAIYEIPQDVKKIKVEIEALDDGTAINKSYLTKTNSTVTDGYFVGAVNLAVGSGAELTTDVKTNRVSGKYGEDNLYKAKQEGTLDITVKSVGGVRHYGFAETEVDIPEGVELPDTVKKPSDWVWFGGVPVASKNISWDESTRKLRIKYQTSGNNAGVNPYIGIGSNKGNNDGTRNLSIPFKTADNYKGTATFKVRTFLPNGLSDGQDNQALNTGDVSNADGKYHPVVNGLRNSDNPEYYYNKTIYIDSTKPVTPTIEAVHTDGVKGEGKDTNQPKKLLISVPEDETGVTNEAREKQDLIANDKNNNKHTLTDGEAATKVDRINHAIGGVTSLKVTLPNGTAPITLTKKADGWYNGSEKVNEVDGKLVLPLPETVNLDEASDSTNPDKRIKVTVYDKAGNESEPAYGEVKNEAPTVAVQNSDLYVYKTKEADKWTNEKVLEKAVPSATDLEDDRDGVDSTKPRIAVSDAGNLNTTVVGTYPVKVQSTDSEGKKSTETTVNVHVLDLITVDPTVTTDPTDPSSTSPVSPKTEGTPVKDGDTNRGTYPSGVTREDLVKEVTRTIKYLKEADKDKVDAQPIEADKVDKIQKVTYKRTATVNPETKEVTYSD; this is encoded by the coding sequence ATGCAACAGAAAAAAAATAAAACAGTTAATAAACAATGGTCTAGAAGCACAGCATCTCAAGGTGGAGATACAAAAATCTTAGGAAGCGTAACTTATAATTGGAAAGAAAAGGAAATAACTGCTACTGAGGCAAACAATAATAATGCCTTAAATGGTTGGAAAATTGAAGGTGGAGAAAAAGTAGTAGCAGTTAAACCTGAAGCGCCAACAAATGCTCCAGCGAATCGACCTGCAGAATTTGCTGCTAAACCTTCTAAAGTATATGATTTAAATGGGAAAGTTCACCCTAATGAAAATGAAACTCCAGCACCTGATCATCCACTTGGAGTGAATGCTACAAATCAAAACTACGCTAACGGTGTCAATCATTCTGGTATGGTAGGTACACACAGTTTGCCTAAAGGCTACTATCTAGAACTCGGGAAAAAAGGGACAAAAATTTTTAAAGAATACTCTGTAAATGGAAATTCTAGAGTTATGTTAAGTGCCATTACTGGTGGAGCCTATGGTAATGCTGGAACTGCTGGTACCGGTGAAAGATTAAAAATTACAGTTTATGACGAAAAAGGTAATAAAATTTCTAGTATAAGAGATGACCAAGGAATAGGAACAAAATATGAAAGTGAACATATATCAACTCCTACTGGATCAGGAGGAAATGGAGATGGTTGGTCAGAATACCGTGCTATTTACGAGATACCTCAAGATGTAAAGAAAATTAAGGTTGAAATAGAAGCGTTAGATGACGGTACAGCGATTAATAAATCATATTTAACAAAGACAAATAGTACCGTAACAGATGGTTATTTTGTTGGGGCTGTTAATTTAGCTGTTGGATCAGGAGCTGAATTAACGACAGATGTAAAAACTAATCGAGTATCTGGGAAATATGGGGAAGATAATCTTTATAAAGCAAAACAAGAAGGGACCCTAGATATTACCGTTAAAAGTGTTGGTGGAGTTCGTCACTATGGTTTTGCTGAAACAGAAGTGGATATCCCAGAAGGTGTAGAATTACCAGATACTGTTAAAAAACCATCAGACTGGGTTTGGTTTGGAGGAGTTCCCGTTGCATCAAAAAATATTTCTTGGGATGAATCCACTAGAAAATTAAGAATTAAGTATCAAACTTCAGGGAATAATGCTGGTGTTAATCCGTATATTGGAATTGGTTCTAATAAAGGTAATAATGACGGTACTCGTAATTTAAGTATCCCATTTAAGACAGCTGATAATTATAAAGGAACGGCTACTTTTAAAGTAAGAACATTTTTACCAAATGGATTAAGTGATGGACAAGATAACCAAGCTTTAAATACTGGAGATGTTTCAAATGCTGATGGTAAATATCATCCAGTAGTTAATGGACTTAGAAATAGTGATAATCCAGAATACTACTACAATAAAACGATTTATATTGACTCTACAAAACCAGTTACACCTACTATAGAAGCCGTTCATACAGATGGTGTAAAAGGTGAAGGAAAGGATACGAATCAACCTAAAAAATTACTGATTTCTGTTCCAGAAGATGAAACAGGTGTTACAAATGAAGCTCGTGAAAAACAAGATTTAATTGCCAATGACAAAAACAACAATAAGCATACCTTGACGGATGGAGAGGCTGCTACGAAAGTAGATAGAATTAATCATGCCATCGGAGGAGTGACATCATTAAAAGTTACTTTACCAAATGGAACTGCACCGATTACCCTAACGAAAAAAGCAGATGGTTGGTATAACGGTTCTGAAAAGGTAAATGAAGTAGATGGAAAATTAGTATTACCATTACCTGAAACTGTTAACTTAGATGAAGCGAGCGATAGTACAAATCCAGACAAACGAATTAAAGTAACTGTTTATGATAAAGCAGGAAATGAATCAGAACCTGCATATGGAGAAGTGAAAAATGAAGCTCCAACAGTTGCTGTTCAGAATTCTGATTTATATGTGTATAAAACAAAAGAAGCCGATAAGTGGACAAATGAAAAAGTATTAGAAAAAGCTGTTCCATCGGCAACGGACTTAGAAGATGATCGTGATGGAGTGGACTCTACTAAACCAAGAATTGCCGTCAGTGATGCTGGTAACCTAAATACAACAGTTGTAGGTACGTATCCAGTAAAAGTACAATCAACAGATAGTGAAGGTAAAAAATCTACCGAAACAACTGTGAATGTTCATGTTTTAGATTTAATTACGGTAGATCCTACGGTAACTACAGATCCGACTGATCCTAGTTCAACTTCTCCAGTTTCTCCAAAAACTGAAGGAACACCTGTTAAAGATGGAGATACAAATCGAGGAACTTATCCTTCTGGTGTAACACGTGAAGACTTAGTAAAAGAAGTAACACGTACAATTAAGTATTTAAAAGAAGCGGATAAAGATAAAGTAGATGCTCAACCAATTGAAGCGGATAAGGTCGATAAAATTCAAAAAGTAACTTATAAACGTACTGCAACGGTTAACCCAGAAACGAAGGAAGTAACGTATTCTGATTGA
- a CDS encoding YSIRK-type signal peptide-containing protein (The YSIRK form of extended signal peptide directs nascent proteins to the cross-wall site, while signal peptides lacking YSIRK direct proteins instead to the cell pole. A large fraction of YSIRK proteins are surface proteins anchored by sortase-mediated processing of a C-terminal LPXTG motif.), with amino-acid sequence MFKPKVRHVRQSQVEKFTRYSIRKVSFGAASVAVATGLFFLGGGSVQAAEPVTNPESTEVQNLNGKSPDPSKEVAEQVSATAEVADGQNNTSVKESATDKQASEVETPTVVTEKADINTTSLEDLVAKVESRLSQLTEGKKTKSVIDDAKNLVHKAKELLNDDTKTQAKVAALAKQLSSSLVILNSIKSEVTEEEKVNKNQDPRNGQVIPGKGESGFREAASTTNPIIPAKEGPTNNNKLGSGNNPKDGVFESAKNQFGDIDFTNATEKK; translated from the coding sequence ATGTTTAAACCCAAAGTGCGTCATGTTCGCCAATCGCAAGTGGAGAAATTCACACGTTACAGTATCCGTAAGGTTAGTTTTGGTGCGGCTAGTGTGGCTGTAGCTACTGGTTTGTTTTTCCTTGGTGGAGGAAGTGTCCAAGCAGCTGAACCAGTAACTAATCCAGAGTCTACAGAAGTTCAAAATCTAAATGGTAAGTCCCCAGACCCCTCTAAGGAAGTTGCTGAACAAGTATCTGCTACTGCTGAAGTGGCCGATGGACAAAATAATACTTCTGTAAAAGAATCTGCTACTGACAAACAAGCCAGTGAAGTTGAAACTCCAACTGTAGTGACAGAAAAAGCTGATATTAATACCACATCGTTAGAAGATTTAGTGGCTAAAGTTGAAAGTCGATTAAGTCAATTAACTGAAGGTAAGAAAACAAAATCAGTCATTGATGATGCTAAAAATTTGGTTCATAAAGCAAAAGAACTTTTGAACGATGATACAAAAACACAGGCAAAAGTTGCTGCACTTGCTAAACAACTTTCAAGTAGCCTTGTCATTTTAAACAGTATCAAATCAGAAGTAACTGAAGAAGAAAAAGTAAACAAGAACCAAGATCCAAGGAATGGACAAGTTATCCCAGGTAAAGGGGAAAGTGGGTTTAGAGAGGCTGCCTCTACAACAAATCCAATTATTCCGGCCAAAGAAGGCCCAACGAATAATAATAAACTAGGTTCAGGAAATAATCCAAAGGATGGTGTTTTTGAGAGTGCAAAAAACCAATTTGGAGATATTGATTTCACTAATGCAACAGAAAAAAAATAA